The window GGGGTTTGCAATAACCCGGCCCATCCCCCCCACGGCCAGCACGGCTGCCACGACTGCGGCCAGCCCAAAGATCAAAATCAAACGAATCGCTTGATCGGCCCTTTCCTCGGCTTGGGCGACGGCGACTCGGGCCTGGGCCTCCACTTCATTTGTCATCTGCCCCACGATGGCCCGCATCTTTCTGTTCTGCTGATCCTGGATTCCGAGCATCAGCTGCCTTGCGTCCTCGCTTTTGCCTTCATAGAGGAGAGGGATGATCTTCGCGTCCCGGGTCTCTGAGAACTCTTTTTGGACGGAGACAAATTCATTCAGCTTCGCGAGGAGCGAGGGGATGTGCTTGTTCCGATCGAGGAGCTTCGGGATTTTCTCGGAATTCTCCTTGTGGCGTTCCTTGATCTCTTGATGCGAGTCATCGAACGCCGCGCCCCTGGGGCGGGACAGCATCTCCAGGACTTCGGCCCGGATGCCATTCTGATTGGCCCGGATGTCCTTGAGGTCGTGCACGTTCGCCAGGTCAAGCCGGTAGAGATTTTCAAGAGAGGAGCGCATCCCCGTGACGGCCACGTATGACGCGCTGCTCACGATGACCAGCAAGAGAACCATCATCCCGAAGCCGACGACGAGCTTCCCTCGCGTGCTCATATTCAGGAACCATTTCATGGTCGTCCCCCTATCACCGGGTCAGCCGACTTCTTCGTTCACCATGATCCGGGGATCCCGGGCCAAGGCGTCCAAATCCAAAACCCCCACCATCTCTCTCGTCACCCCACGGATGAATTCCTCGCGGCCGCCGGCGAGGACCGCCGGAGGAGGTGACAGCTCGTTTGCCCCGACCCGTACGGTCCCATCGACTGCGTCGGCGGAAATCCCCAAGGTCATCCCGCCCGCCTTCACCACCACGGCGCGGCCCCCCTCCCCGGCCGCCTGCCCGGGAAACCCGGACAACCTCCGGATATCCAGGACCGGAAGGACGTGGCCGCGGTGGTTCACCACCCCGAGGATGACGGGCGGCGTGCAGGGGACGGACACCAAGTCTTGGACGGGGATCACCTCCACAACATGCTCCGTTTCAATTCCGTACCGCTCCCCCCCGAGGGCAAAAACGAGAAGGTCCAGGGTCGCGGTGACTTCCGGTGCCTTTTCCCGGGGCTGGGCGAAGCGTTTGGCCCTCTCCCGCAGAATCCGCTTCACCTCCTGCGGCGGAAGCTCGCCGCCCGCCTCAAGGGCGCGGCGGCTCTGTTCCAGGCGCGCGTGGATTTCCCTCCAATCGATCGCCGCTTCGGGGATTGGGCTTCCCTTGTCTGGCTTCACCGGACCCTCTCCCGCCGCGGGACGCGCTGCGTTCCGTTTTGGCCGTCCATCGCCTGCAGCTCAAGACAGGCCCTCGCCGTTTCCCGAAGCCTCCGCGCCGTCAGGCCGTCGCAGCCGGGAACCACCTCGTCGTGCGGGACCGGCTCAAGCAGACGCACCACCGTCTCCATGGCCCGCCGCCCCTGCCGATGATCCCCCTGCCGGAGGAGGAGGCCGCCCAGGAGAAAGTGAGCCGGGACGGAATCCGGCGTCAGGTAGATGGCCGTGCGGAGGGCTTCCAGGGCGGCGGAGATCTCTCCCTGCTCCTGGCAGATCTCAGCGAGAAGGAGATAGGCCTCCGCATTGAGCCGCTCCTGCGCCAGCGCGGCCCCGCACAGTTGCC of the Candidatus Tectomicrobia bacterium genome contains:
- a CDS encoding methyl-accepting chemotaxis protein, whose product is MKWFLNMSTRGKLVVGFGMMVLLLVIVSSASYVAVTGMRSSLENLYRLDLANVHDLKDIRANQNGIRAEVLEMLSRPRGAAFDDSHQEIKERHKENSEKIPKLLDRNKHIPSLLAKLNEFVSVQKEFSETRDAKIIPLLYEGKSEDARQLMLGIQDQQNRKMRAIVGQMTNEVEAQARVAVAQAEERADQAIRLILIFGLAAVVAAVLAVGGMGRVIANPLKEISGVAERLAAGDLTVGVSADGRADEVGVLQQTFRKMVENLRQSTRDLQEGVNVLGSSAGEILAGTTQVASGAAETATAVAETTSTVEELK
- a CDS encoding purine-binding chemotaxis protein CheW; protein product: MKPDKGSPIPEAAIDWREIHARLEQSRRALEAGGELPPQEVKRILRERAKRFAQPREKAPEVTATLDLLVFALGGERYGIETEHVVEVIPVQDLVSVPCTPPVILGVVNHRGHVLPVLDIRRLSGFPGQAAGEGGRAVVVKAGGMTLGISADAVDGTVRVGANELSPPPAVLAGGREEFIRGVTREMVGVLDLDALARDPRIMVNEEVG